Proteins from one Rubripirellula tenax genomic window:
- a CDS encoding endonuclease/exonuclease/phosphatase family protein, which yields MKIATWNVNSGSIGDRLSELRSEYSTDIVAMQESAEPIDGSKTCLWAGDLKHKGVSLSSTLPNELAQFDGESSPSVACRFADSELGAFNVLALWAKPTPSYYADLLRTIELHRTFIRERPTIVMGDFNMSVRVHSKGKQFYLLNGLLNHDFDLHSAYHEHTNERFGMETMTTLYHKWGSAGCFHCDFVYVPSAWIPRLRSVTIPGYSKFTTSDHRPVVCDFR from the coding sequence ATGAAGATCGCAACATGGAACGTAAACAGCGGTTCAATCGGTGACCGGCTTTCCGAACTGCGTTCGGAATACAGCACCGACATCGTTGCAATGCAAGAGTCCGCTGAACCAATCGACGGATCGAAAACTTGCCTTTGGGCTGGCGATCTGAAACACAAGGGTGTTTCTCTGTCGTCAACGTTACCGAATGAACTCGCTCAATTTGATGGTGAATCATCTCCATCCGTAGCTTGTCGCTTCGCTGACTCCGAACTTGGCGCATTTAACGTCCTGGCGTTGTGGGCGAAGCCCACGCCCTCGTACTACGCGGATTTACTCCGAACCATCGAACTTCACCGCACATTCATTCGTGAACGACCAACGATTGTAATGGGGGACTTTAACATGAGCGTTCGTGTTCATTCGAAGGGCAAGCAGTTCTACTTGTTGAATGGTCTGCTAAATCACGACTTTGACCTCCATTCCGCGTATCACGAGCATACGAACGAACGATTCGGGATGGAAACGATGACAACGCTGTATCATAAGTGGGGCTCTGCAGGGTGTTTTCATTGCGACTTCGTTTACGTTCCCTCTGCGTGGATTCCCCGACTCCGATCGGTTACGATTCCGGGGTATTCCAAGTTCACAACCAGCGACCACCGACCCGTCGTTTGCGACTTCAGGTGA
- a CDS encoding tetratricopeptide repeat protein, with product MAFALTAALSVQADDSNAGGTKVSGWTVRQLIEQLGADSYATRTRAMERLQRMGLEAFDELHLAQFHPDIEIEMAARYLVSSLLVSWSKETDPTEVREALYEYGAQNETDRNSRIELLAELSERRGLQALVRLTRFETSLRLSRTAALALMQQPMSDDEAIRRRNAQWIEEGLDDNDRQASQWLKTNAKDLSQGGYSADRWRELIAVQRNEIDASTSQAATRPSVLELVQVCATRAIESGNRNEALQLARSNIDLIDPTSRHLVDACSWAIDHQLHPFVLDMRSQFSPMFDQQPVLLYGAAEAEKVGGDDAKAEALADKALEIRPFPANEEERKKWSPREVEETAQSHFEIGASLEERGLFHWAEREFRKIIEHLEVDAAPSAVVRGRLARMLGELERHEAVVEVLEPLVQRVEKDDKMKQRLNLMFVQYNDFRAEMTYHSALAKIKKGKVDEGRDLLVLAFSLSESPVDILITMYRTDGDDGWKALVQSKLVAEVRKADAELQRAIVQSQGKSNDPIVANLMNQYAWLVSNTEGDYRKALDFSLRSLEMDADYAKYDTCARCYFAVKDYDNALLMQKRALKLMPHSPPLVRQLKQFEEARAKAENEMAKAIE from the coding sequence ATGGCGTTCGCTTTGACGGCGGCGCTGAGTGTTCAAGCCGACGATTCGAACGCGGGCGGCACCAAAGTCAGCGGCTGGACCGTTCGCCAACTGATCGAACAATTAGGCGCCGACAGCTACGCGACACGGACGCGAGCGATGGAGCGATTGCAAAGGATGGGCCTGGAAGCGTTCGACGAACTTCACCTAGCCCAATTTCATCCTGACATCGAAATCGAGATGGCGGCGCGATACTTGGTCAGCAGTTTGCTGGTCAGTTGGTCCAAAGAAACCGATCCAACAGAAGTACGCGAAGCACTGTACGAATACGGCGCGCAAAACGAGACAGATCGAAATAGCAGGATCGAATTGCTGGCCGAACTCTCCGAACGCAGGGGGCTACAGGCACTCGTGCGGCTGACCCGTTTCGAGACCTCACTCCGATTGAGCCGAACGGCCGCATTGGCATTGATGCAGCAACCAATGAGTGACGACGAAGCAATCCGTCGACGCAACGCCCAGTGGATCGAAGAAGGACTCGACGACAACGATCGCCAAGCATCACAATGGTTGAAGACAAATGCAAAAGACTTATCTCAAGGCGGATACTCGGCCGATCGATGGCGAGAGCTGATCGCAGTCCAGCGAAACGAGATCGATGCATCAACTTCTCAAGCCGCGACGCGGCCATCGGTCTTGGAGCTCGTCCAGGTCTGTGCGACTCGCGCGATCGAATCGGGGAACCGAAACGAAGCACTCCAACTGGCTCGGTCGAACATCGATTTGATCGATCCGACGTCACGCCACCTCGTCGATGCATGTTCGTGGGCGATCGATCATCAACTGCATCCATTTGTGCTGGACATGCGATCTCAATTTTCACCCATGTTCGACCAGCAACCGGTGCTGCTATACGGGGCCGCCGAAGCAGAAAAAGTTGGTGGTGATGATGCCAAAGCGGAAGCCTTAGCCGACAAGGCACTTGAGATCCGCCCCTTTCCCGCCAACGAAGAGGAACGGAAAAAGTGGTCACCTCGCGAGGTCGAGGAAACGGCTCAATCACACTTTGAAATCGGTGCCAGTTTGGAAGAACGCGGTTTGTTCCACTGGGCCGAACGTGAATTTCGCAAGATCATCGAACACCTAGAAGTTGATGCGGCACCCTCGGCGGTCGTTCGCGGTCGTTTGGCGCGGATGCTTGGCGAATTGGAACGACACGAAGCCGTGGTCGAGGTTCTGGAGCCGTTGGTTCAACGTGTCGAGAAAGACGACAAAATGAAACAACGGTTGAATTTGATGTTCGTCCAGTACAACGATTTCCGCGCCGAGATGACGTACCACAGCGCGCTCGCCAAGATCAAGAAAGGCAAAGTCGATGAAGGTCGCGACTTATTGGTCTTAGCCTTTTCGTTGTCTGAATCGCCGGTGGATATCCTGATCACGATGTATCGGACCGACGGTGACGACGGATGGAAGGCATTGGTCCAGTCAAAGTTGGTAGCCGAAGTTCGCAAGGCCGACGCGGAATTGCAGCGAGCGATCGTTCAATCACAAGGCAAGTCGAACGATCCGATCGTCGCCAACTTGATGAACCAGTACGCGTGGTTGGTTAGCAATACCGAAGGCGATTACCGAAAAGCACTCGACTTCAGTCTGCGGTCGTTGGAAATGGACGCCGACTATGCAAAGTACGACACCTGTGCCCGCTGCTATTTCGCGGTCAAGGACTATGACAATGCGCTGCTGATGCAAAAGCGGGCGCTAAAGTTGATGCCCCATTCGCCGCCGCTGGTGCGGCAGTTGAAACAGTTCGAAGAAGCCCGCGCGAAAGCCGAAAACGAAATGGCCAAAGCCATCGAATAG
- a CDS encoding right-handed parallel beta-helix repeat-containing protein, whose product MRYSLAIAVTFFVFSIGNSRLMGDGIGIGDGITDDTVAIQRAVDDASGDIRLGSGTFRITKPIVVNLEKVGRTSFSGGGVARIVMDGPGPAIRIVGTHDEDVSPTDVSDSVWNRQNGPMIEGIEIVGKHPQAIGIEADGTVQLTITRLIVRNCDHAIQMVRRNGNVSISQCHLFQNAGVGCLIDQSAAQQITIANCHIHHNASGGIVVKKSSVQRLRIVACDAGHNMGGAYASPTPNVLLDGADGSVTSVIIANNHFANAHFNLELRQCRGVSVTGNEFLSGRIKDAIVEACENVVFTSNRFEATRNGMSGVSIVDSRGLTISSNQFTGVVDGDAALVLRRCQRANVTGCTILDYGRCGILCEDVLRSRLSDNLILSDLPDSDGAPVIMKGRNDVVMNDNTAERVTEK is encoded by the coding sequence ATGCGATACTCATTAGCGATAGCGGTCACATTCTTCGTGTTCTCAATCGGCAATTCACGCCTGATGGGGGACGGCATCGGCATCGGTGACGGAATCACGGACGACACGGTCGCGATACAGCGAGCCGTTGACGATGCGTCGGGCGACATTCGATTGGGTTCGGGGACGTTCCGTATCACAAAACCGATCGTCGTGAATTTGGAGAAAGTCGGCCGGACGTCATTCTCGGGCGGCGGTGTCGCCAGGATCGTGATGGACGGCCCAGGACCTGCGATTCGGATCGTGGGAACCCACGACGAAGACGTTTCTCCCACAGACGTCAGCGATTCGGTTTGGAATCGCCAGAACGGCCCGATGATCGAAGGGATCGAAATCGTCGGCAAGCATCCCCAAGCGATTGGGATTGAAGCCGACGGCACGGTACAGTTGACGATCACGCGGCTGATTGTGAGGAACTGTGACCACGCCATTCAAATGGTTCGCCGCAACGGAAACGTATCGATTTCGCAGTGCCATCTCTTCCAGAACGCGGGCGTCGGATGTTTGATCGATCAATCAGCAGCTCAGCAGATCACGATCGCCAATTGTCACATCCACCACAACGCGAGCGGTGGGATCGTGGTCAAAAAGAGCAGCGTGCAAAGACTACGGATTGTCGCGTGTGACGCGGGTCACAACATGGGCGGCGCGTACGCTTCACCGACGCCCAACGTGCTGTTGGACGGTGCCGACGGATCGGTGACAAGCGTCATCATCGCGAACAACCACTTTGCTAACGCTCACTTCAACTTGGAACTGCGACAATGTCGCGGCGTTTCCGTCACGGGCAACGAGTTCTTGAGCGGACGCATCAAGGACGCCATCGTTGAAGCCTGCGAAAACGTTGTCTTCACATCCAATCGATTCGAAGCAACCCGCAATGGCATGTCGGGCGTTTCGATCGTCGATAGCCGAGGCTTGACGATCAGCTCAAACCAATTCACCGGTGTCGTCGATGGCGACGCCGCACTGGTGCTTCGCCGCTGCCAGCGAGCCAACGTGACGGGTTGCACCATCTTAGATTACGGCCGATGCGGAATCCTTTGCGAGGATGTTTTGCGAAGCCGATTATCGGACAACTTGATCCTGAGTGATCTGCCCGATTCAGATGGCGCACCCGTCATCATGAAAGGCCGAAACGATGTCGTAATGAACGACAACACGGCCGAACGCGTGACGGAAAAGTGA
- a CDS encoding sulfatase-like hydrolase/transferase: MTVKPRYCAFVFACLAGVISSGSSVLGPIALGQDRPPNIVLLLSDDQAWTDYSFMGHESIQTPNLDELARRSAVFPRGYVPTGLCRPSLMTLLTGHYASTHGVTGNDPSPKYAEPDSELYNQRRAQLIANLDRLGAIPRLLGERGYLSHQSGKLWEGSFQNAGFTHGMTRGFPQRGGRHGDDGLNIGRKGIEPIAEFVDMAVSEQKPFFLWYAPFMPHSPHTPPERILKKYRNDETPISVAKYFAMCEWFDETCGEVMKLIDDKGQRENTMFVYLTDNGWIQDPASSKYAPRSKQTPYEGGVRTPIMYSWPGKIVSGERAELATSLDIVPTMLAAAGAKTPDGLPGLNLLPNLESGDAINRERIFGESFAHDIADIENPEASLLFRWVIEGRWKLLLTYDGETNRYASTHPRTEKGPQLFDLIADPSEQSNLAADNRGVVADLAAKIDAWYPLKTATTVVTVD, from the coding sequence GTGACCGTGAAGCCCCGATACTGTGCGTTTGTGTTTGCTTGCCTTGCTGGCGTGATTTCGTCGGGATCGAGCGTTTTGGGACCCATCGCGTTGGGCCAAGATCGCCCGCCGAATATCGTGCTGTTGTTGTCCGACGATCAGGCTTGGACCGACTACAGCTTCATGGGACACGAATCGATTCAAACGCCAAATTTGGACGAATTGGCGCGACGTAGCGCCGTTTTTCCTCGTGGCTACGTGCCGACCGGTTTGTGTCGTCCGTCGCTGATGACGCTGTTGACTGGGCATTATGCTTCGACACATGGCGTCACCGGAAATGACCCATCGCCGAAGTACGCCGAGCCCGATTCGGAACTTTACAATCAACGTCGCGCCCAACTGATTGCCAACTTGGATCGATTGGGGGCGATTCCCAGACTGCTGGGCGAACGAGGGTACCTCAGTCACCAAAGCGGCAAACTTTGGGAAGGTAGTTTTCAAAACGCCGGCTTCACGCACGGCATGACCCGTGGTTTTCCGCAGCGCGGCGGTCGGCACGGCGATGACGGGCTGAACATCGGACGCAAGGGGATTGAACCGATCGCTGAGTTTGTCGATATGGCCGTCAGCGAGCAAAAGCCGTTCTTCTTGTGGTACGCACCGTTCATGCCCCATTCGCCGCACACTCCGCCGGAGCGCATTCTAAAGAAGTACCGCAATGACGAAACGCCAATTTCGGTCGCCAAGTACTTTGCGATGTGCGAGTGGTTTGACGAAACATGCGGTGAAGTCATGAAGTTGATCGACGACAAGGGCCAACGCGAAAATACGATGTTCGTTTACTTGACCGACAACGGTTGGATTCAAGACCCCGCCAGCAGCAAGTACGCACCCCGATCCAAGCAAACACCGTATGAAGGTGGCGTCAGAACGCCGATCATGTACTCGTGGCCGGGCAAGATTGTGTCGGGCGAACGCGCCGAATTGGCGACCAGTTTGGACATCGTCCCCACCATGTTGGCAGCCGCCGGTGCAAAAACGCCCGACGGATTGCCGGGACTGAATTTGTTGCCGAATTTGGAATCCGGGGATGCGATCAACCGAGAGCGAATTTTCGGAGAGAGTTTTGCCCATGACATTGCCGACATCGAGAATCCCGAAGCGTCGCTGTTGTTCCGCTGGGTCATCGAGGGCAGATGGAAGTTGTTGCTGACGTATGACGGCGAAACCAATCGCTATGCCAGCACGCATCCTCGCACGGAAAAGGGGCCGCAGTTGTTTGATTTGATTGCTGATCCGAGCGAGCAAAGCAATTTGGCCGCGGACAACCGGGGCGTTGTTGCTGATTTGGCGGCCAAGATTGACGCTTGGTATCCGCTGAAAACGGCGACGACGGTCGTCACGGTCGACTAA